A part of Aegilops tauschii subsp. strangulata cultivar AL8/78 chromosome 2, Aet v6.0, whole genome shotgun sequence genomic DNA contains:
- the LOC109782045 gene encoding uncharacterized protein, with protein MLHSQVTALTREQCQCHALQRSSALRVAIMLAFAPPTKMSPCCPLLLFPAMTTAGLSREALVLLMLAAAVVALAWPCSALQLQDAALIDDVIMEAAEECYNGKHRRTGVTYPLSLPGSLSAVDGSVARFRSGSLRRHGVRLFGEFSVPPGLVVPARASAHLLAVRVNMGNLSAVYDEYAARGGGYRIASPVLGLMFYGLEPRNGTAPLEVRVTGAAIRVNFSMAVPALQPGVVPLCMAVWLNGSVTVTDVQAGSNTCHLRDQGHVALVLGGVGDGDAVVEDGEVSKWKLALFGAALGAGGTVLLGLVLVAMLSVQRRKSEMAEMERRAYEEEALRVAMVGHVRAPSACGSRTTPDELENEHRATL; from the coding sequence ATGCTTCACTCACAAGTCACAGCTCTCACAAGAGAACAATGCCAATGCCATGCATTGCAAAGAAGCTCTGCTTTGCGCGTCGCCATCATGCTCGCTTTTGCTCCTCCAACAAAAATGTCCCCATGCTGTCCGCTCCTTCTATTTCCAGCAATGACGACCGCTGGCCTGAGTCGCGAGGCTTTGGTGCTGCTGATGCTCGCCGCGGCCGTTGTCGCGCTCGCGTGGCCATGCAGCGCGCTGCAGCTGCAGGACGCCGCCCTCATCGACGACGTCATCATGGAGGCCGCGGAGGAGTGCTACAACGGGAAGCACCGGCGGACGGGCGTCACGTACCCGCTCTCGCTCCCGGGAAGCCTGTCCGCCGTCGATGGCAGCGTGGCGCGGTTCCGCTCCGGCAGCCTCAGGCGGCACGGCGTCCGTCTGTTCGGCGAGTTCTCCGTGCCCCCGGGGCTCGTCGTGCCCGCTCGTGCCAGCGCGCACCTCCTCGCCGTCCGCGTCAACATGGGGAACCTCTCGGCCGTCTATGACGAGTACGCGGCGAGAGGCGGCGGCTACCGCATCGCGTCGCCGGTGCTCGGGCTCATGTTCTACGGCCTGGAGCCGCGCAACGGCACGGCGCCGCTCGAGGTCCGCGTGACGGGCGCGGCCATCCGCGTCAACTTCTCGATGGCGGTCCCAGCGCTCCAGCCAGGGGTCGTGCCGCTCTGCATGGCGGTGTGGCTAAACGGCAGCGTCACCGTGACGGACGTTCAGGCCGGGAGCAACACCTGCCACCTGAGGGACCAAGGGCACGTCGCGCTCGTCCTGGGCGGCGTAGGCGACGGCGATGCGGTGGTGGAGGACGGGGAAGTGAGCAAGTGGAAGCTGGCATTGTTCGGCGCGGCGCTCGGCGCGGGCGGCACGGTGCTACTGGGGCTGGTCCTCGTGGCGATGTTGAGCGTCCAGCGGCGCAAATCGGAGATGGCGGAGATGGAGCGGCGGGCGTACGAGGAGGAAGCGCTGCGCGTGGCCATGGTCGGCCACGTCCGTGCGCCGTCGGCGTGTGGGTCGCGCACCACGCCGGACGAGCTGGAGAACGAGCATCGTGCCACCTTGTGA